A single region of the Synechococcus sp. HK05 genome encodes:
- a CDS encoding ABC transporter substrate-binding protein — protein MSAALLGSQTLAASTPLRSDVRLLLPSEGLLAGLGDGLRRGYSVAMEESRRCGVEPPSLQVGWLPPGANPQQPVGGAPRSQLLVAPPAAPLPAYGQLADQQRLTVLLPLQRGVSLEGLPQLRGSDRLWPLMPGRSLEADRLAEALLGDKIKRVMVVRDRSAESKALTDRFVASFANGKGEVIGPTAAPISVTGDDPAAMAQLEGDVDWYRPPALVVITQPGSALAKAVRAASWPETLLLAWNAPVEQPLPVEQIGVNPLGRGPGWKAFAQRFEQHWGYAPGVVESAGYDSGLMSALASVPANGARGWDLQWFSANAKPQPLCTALKLRAQGAKVRPQAASSQFDLSPGVPPTAQLQLSRG, from the coding sequence GTGAGTGCCGCGCTGCTGGGCAGTCAGACCCTGGCCGCCAGCACACCGCTGCGCAGCGATGTGCGGCTGCTGCTCCCCAGCGAAGGGCTCCTGGCGGGACTGGGCGATGGGCTGCGGCGGGGCTACAGCGTGGCCATGGAGGAAAGCCGCCGCTGCGGAGTTGAACCCCCGAGCCTGCAGGTGGGCTGGCTGCCTCCGGGCGCCAACCCGCAGCAACCGGTGGGGGGTGCCCCGCGCAGCCAACTGCTGGTGGCGCCGCCCGCTGCACCCCTCCCGGCCTATGGCCAGCTGGCCGATCAACAGCGGCTCACCGTGCTGCTGCCCCTGCAGCGGGGCGTGTCGCTGGAGGGGCTGCCGCAGCTGCGCGGTTCCGATCGGCTCTGGCCGCTAATGCCCGGCCGCAGCCTGGAGGCCGATCGCCTCGCCGAGGCCCTGCTGGGCGACAAGATCAAGCGGGTGATGGTGGTGCGGGATCGCAGTGCCGAAAGCAAAGCCCTCACCGATCGCTTTGTGGCGAGCTTCGCCAATGGAAAAGGGGAGGTGATCGGCCCCACGGCCGCCCCGATCAGCGTGACCGGCGACGACCCAGCCGCCATGGCGCAATTGGAGGGAGATGTGGATTGGTATCGCCCACCGGCCCTGGTGGTGATCACCCAGCCCGGCAGTGCGCTGGCGAAAGCGGTGCGCGCCGCCTCCTGGCCCGAAACCCTGCTGCTGGCCTGGAACGCTCCGGTGGAGCAACCCCTGCCTGTGGAGCAGATCGGCGTGAACCCGCTCGGCCGGGGGCCGGGCTGGAAAGCCTTCGCCCAGCGATTTGAGCAGCACTGGGGCTATGCCCCCGGCGTGGTGGAAAGCGCTGGCTATGACAGCGGCTTGATGAGCGCCTTGGCCTCGGTGCCGGCGAACGGAGCCCGCGGCTGGGATCTGCAATGGTTCAGCGCCAATGCCAAGCCGCAACCGTTGTGCACCGCCCTGAAGCTGCGGGCCCAGGGGGCGAAGGTGCGGCCCCAGGCGGCGAGCAGCCAATTCGATCTGAGCCCAGGAGTGCCGCCCACGGCGCAGCTGCAGCTGAGCCGTGGCTGA
- a CDS encoding LysR substrate-binding domain-containing protein: protein MVLPLEHLAVLDLYLWMEQELAVSAATNVHQSTVSRQIRSALKLFALKLSRGSEHLELAGDASLLLAERFVHQQARLRGLAPLRVDATYSSGPWLLASPPEGWVLGKFDLPGMARPLALLRDRVIDAWVGSYQPDLPGPDDPEWWVLDLLREPVQLLAAPDHPLAHVRDLSQGDLEPFPSLALPPGWFPRTEAILKQQGLWSDEVRIKRYDPDRWEGRCADGVTLTYGQSLTEALQPGTVRLDWDLGLISGEAMVVRRDLLDQPAIQQLVEHLQQQAQQVAARFDDVELVI, encoded by the coding sequence GTGGTTCTTCCGCTTGAACATCTCGCCGTTCTCGATCTCTACCTGTGGATGGAGCAGGAGCTGGCCGTTAGTGCCGCCACCAACGTGCACCAGAGCACGGTGTCTCGGCAGATCCGTTCGGCTCTGAAGTTGTTTGCGCTCAAGCTCAGTCGCGGTTCAGAGCACCTAGAGCTGGCTGGGGATGCATCGTTGCTGCTGGCGGAGCGCTTTGTGCATCAACAGGCCAGGCTGCGCGGATTGGCGCCGTTGCGGGTCGACGCCACCTATTCCTCGGGGCCGTGGTTGTTGGCGTCCCCCCCTGAGGGCTGGGTGCTGGGCAAGTTCGATCTGCCTGGCATGGCGCGCCCGCTGGCGTTGCTGCGGGATCGGGTGATCGATGCCTGGGTGGGGAGCTATCAGCCGGATCTGCCCGGCCCGGATGATCCCGAGTGGTGGGTGCTCGATCTGTTGCGGGAACCGGTGCAGTTGCTGGCGGCGCCGGATCATCCCCTGGCCCATGTGCGTGATCTAAGCCAGGGAGATCTGGAGCCATTTCCCAGCCTGGCGCTACCGCCGGGTTGGTTTCCCCGCACCGAAGCGATCTTGAAGCAACAGGGTCTGTGGAGTGATGAGGTGCGCATCAAGCGCTACGACCCCGATCGCTGGGAGGGGCGCTGCGCCGATGGCGTGACCCTCACCTATGGCCAGAGCCTCACGGAGGCGCTGCAACCCGGCACCGTGCGCCTCGATTGGGACCTCGGCCTCATCTCCGGTGAAGCCATGGTGGTGCGCCGCGATCTGCTCGATCAACCAGCCATTCAGCAGCTTGTGGAGCATCTTCAGCAGCAGGCCCAGCAGGTGGCTGCACGCTTCGACGACGTGGAGCTGGTGATCTGA
- a CDS encoding trehalose-phosphatase, translating into MVLEVRPAILHTKADAVQWLEAAAKCRGVWSAADPTAPLRLYVGDDDTDEDVFRLWPGVLGVRVGPGAPHTAASYRLSGPAGVTRWLEGLDRQLAT; encoded by the coding sequence ATGGTGCTGGAGGTGAGGCCAGCGATCCTGCACACCAAGGCTGATGCCGTGCAGTGGCTGGAAGCAGCGGCGAAGTGCCGGGGGGTGTGGTCTGCCGCAGATCCCACTGCGCCGCTGCGGCTGTATGTCGGCGACGACGACACAGATGAAGACGTCTTCCGCTTGTGGCCCGGGGTGTTGGGTGTGAGGGTCGGCCCTGGAGCCCCCCACACCGCGGCCAGTTATCGCCTCAGCGGGCCGGCCGGAGTGACCCGCTGGCTGGAGGGGCTGGATCGCCAGCTCGCCACTTGA